AACAATGATGTATTGTGGTGTTCTTTGGGGGCTATACCATCAAGGTTGGGCAATCAAATCGGATCAAGATGGTCACGTATTCCCCTTTTGGCTGAATGGTGTTCAAGCCCATCGCTATGCAAAAGCACACTGGAAAAACTACACACCACGTAAAATTACGCCAAAAGATTTCCATGAGTCATTGCTTCCGACCTTAACCCGTTTACAGGTTGAACCTGCGCTGTTTAACTCTTCACACCGCAAATTTAAACTTTCAACCCAGCAAATGCAGCATTTCTTCTTTATGCCACATCAATCAGCAGTGACGGTTTAATCATTCTGCCGATGACAATGCTGACTTTTTAGACACTCATGAGAAAAAGTTATCATTGAAAAGAAATTAGGGCTTTGCAATTAAAAAAAATACCGTTAAGTTAAATGAAAATGACAATACAACACAGGTGGATAAACAATGACAATCGTTGCTCAAGTCATCAAGAATAAAGCAGTACAATCAATTTTCACCATTTCACCGAATGCGACTGTACTTGAAGCAATTAAAATTATGGCAGAAAAAGGTGTTGGTGCTTTAGTCGTTGCCGAAAATGAGAAAGTCGTTGGAATTTTCTCTGAACGTGACTACACCCGTAAGATTGCCTTGATGGAACGTTCTTCAAACAACACCCCTGTTGCTGACATTATGACGGCCAAGGTCATTTCTGTAGGTTTAAACCATACGGTAGAGGAATGCCTGAACCTGATGACTGATCGTCACTTACGTCACTTGCCTGTACTCGATCAAGAGAAGCTTGTCGGTTTTATCTCCATTGGCGATTTGGTTAAAGCCGCAATGGACGATCAACGGATTCTGATTGAACAGCTGCAACAATATATCTCTGGTTAAAGATTTAATCAGACATAAAAAAGGGCAAGTTGATTGCCCTTTTTTAATAGATATTGTTTCGTTAAGCTTTAAGGAAATTTTGAATAGCAGGCACAAGACGTTTTAACAATTCATCTGCTTGTGCTTGTGTCATATTCAACGGTGGCAATAAACGGACGACTGAACCCGCAGTAACATTGACAATCAATTGATATTCATCACGTGCGATCGCAACCAGTTCAGCGCAGTCTTTTGGTAATTGAATACCGATCATCATCCCAAAACCACGTACTTGCACGTTATAATCGGCCAGTTGAGCGCTTAATTGATCAACAATATAAGCACCAACTACGGCTGCATTTTCAACAGCCTTCTCTTTTTCAAGGGTGTCCAATACCGTATAAACCACACGTGAACCCAATACCGTTCCGCCATAAGTTGAACCATGGCTACCTGCACCCAGCAAACCTACTGCTTTGCCTTGAGTCATCACCGCACCAATAGGGAAACCATTCCCCAGACCTTTGGCTGTGGTCATTACATCAGGAACAATATTGGTATGTTGATAGGCAAAGTATTTACCTGTACGGCCATTCCCAGTCTGAATTTCATCCAACATCATCAACCAGTTATGTTGATTACATAAAGCGCGAACATCATCCAGATAGCTAAAGCCTTGTGGTGCAGTATTGACGCCACCTTCACCTTGAATTGGTTCAATCAGGATGGCAACAATATCTGGATGGTTGATGGCTGCTTCTTGAATTGCCTCAACATCACCAAAGGGCACGCGAATAAAACCTTCAACCAAAGGTGCAAAACCTTCCTGAACTTTTTTATTACCTGTTGCAGACAAGGTTGCCAAAGTACGACCATGGAATGATTGTTCAGCAACTAAAATTTTAGGATTGGCAATGCCTTGTTGTGCGCCAAATTTGCGTGCAATTTTGATCGCACCTTCATTTGATTCAGCACCGCTGTTGGAAAAGAAAATTTCTTGCATACCTGACACTTCAGCCAGTTTTTGTGCTGCTGCCGTTTGCCAAGGAATTTCAAATAAATTACTGGTATGTACCAATGTCGCAGCCTGTTCAGCAATCGCCTCTGCAATCACAGGATGTGCATGCCCTAAGCCACATACTGCAATCCCTGTAAGTGCATCTAAATATTCTGTACCATCTGCCGTATATAAATACGCCCCTCGTCCTCGTACAAAGCTGATCGCTTGGCGGCCATAAGTCGCCATAAGATGTGATGGTTGATCAGGTTGCACAGGAGCAAGAGTGATATTAGTCATAACAAACTCAATCTATCATTAGTTGTGGTGAAAAAAGTTATATAAGCAAAAACTTGCGTAGATTGAAAGCCTAAACTCACATTTATATAAGAAAAATCTTTTGCAATCCTCCGCCACGCTTTTTTTTAGGTATAATGCAGGGAGATTAGTAGAGGATCTATCTATGACGGAACAAGCGCGTGATACAGTAGCGTTAATTCGTGATCAAATTGCGAAACACCCTGTTTTACTTTACATGAAAGGCACTCCACAATTCCCGCAATGTGGTTTTTCTGCTCGAGCAGTAGAAGCACTTAGCCAAATTGGTCGTCCATTTGCCTATGTAAATATTTTGGAAAATCAAGATATTCGTGCAACTTTACCACAAATTGCGAACTGGCCTACTTTTCCACAATTATGGATCAATGGCGAGTTAATCGGTGGTAGCGATATCATGCTTGAAATGTTCCAAAATGGCGAATTAAAGCCATTAGTTGAACAGTACAGCCCTGCTCCTGAAGCATAAGCTGTAAAGCAAAAAGCCAATCAAATGATTGGCTTTTTTATTGGAAGGATTTTAATGTTGACTAAATCCAACATAGCGGAATAACCCTTCCACACCTAAATCTGCTTTATAAATGTGCATGTCGGCATAGTGAGCTTGAGTAACACTAGCAAAAATATTCATGTTCGGATCTTCGTGAATTTCATCGACAGATTGTGGTAAAACTTCTTCAAAGCGATCTGCAATAAACTCAAAGCCCAAATCCATTGCCATAAATAGCGTATGCTCACACGGTTGAATATATTGCTCCTGATCCCAGTCGAGGACAGCATGCTGGCAATAAGGACATACAATGTTTTGGGTCGCATCGGCAATGTTGATGAGTTGATATGACATAATAATAAAGCGTTAAAAATTTCAGTTAGTTTAAAAGAATATGACGCGCTAATCTATCTTGCATAGGAGGATTCAGCTGATGGCAACACTTGAACAAGCCATTGCATTCGCAGCAAAACAACATGAAGGCCAAGTTGACAAAGCCAATGCACCCTATATTTTACACCCGCTCAGAGTGATGCTGAATGTACCCAGTATTGAACACAAAATCATTGCAGTTTTACATGATGTCTTGGAAGACACCAATACTCGCGTTGAAGATTTACAAGCGCTAGGATTCCAGGCACAGATTATCGAAGCCATCATCGCACTCACCAAACAACATGGTGAATCTCGAATACAGGCCGCGCAACGAACTGTACAAAACCCTTTGGCACGTGTTGTGAAATTGGCAGATATCACTGACAATATGGACTTGTCTCGAATTTCATCGCCAACAGCCAAAGATTTCGAGCGATTGAACGAATATAAACAGGTTAGAGATATTTTATTGACCCAAAATGTTTAATAATTACGATTGTATGAATTTTACTTGATGACAAGAAGCTGGAGTTTATAGCGTAATGCTAACGGATTTAGATGATTTTTATTGCTTTGCGCTCGTTGTAGAGCACGGTGGCTTTAGCGCCGCAGAACGTGCGACTGACATTCCTAAATCTAAGCTCAGCCGCAGAGTTTATAATCTTGAAGAACAATTGGGCGTACGTCTGATTCAACGTAGCTCGCGTCATTTTGCTGTCACTGATATCGGCATGGACGTCTACCGCCATGCACAAGTGATGATGAATGCAGCGCAAGCAGCGCATGATGTGGTCAATCATTTAAGCAGCCAACCCCGTGGCGTGATTAAAGTGAGCGTGCCTGTTGATATTGCACAAAATCAGATGGCAAAAATCCTGCCCGCGTTTTTGAAAAAATATCCTGAAGTTCGAGTTCAGATGATGGTCAGCAACCGCCGTGTTGATGTCATTAATGAAGGAATTGATCTGGCTTTACGAGTTCGTTCTAAACTGGATGATGACCCCAACCTTGTATTACGCCAATTCGAAGCAATTGAACAACGTCTTTTTGCCAGCCAAGCCTATTTAAATGAATTTGGTCATCTTAATAGTCCAGAACAGCTTGCTGAACACCGTATTATTAGTATGGCAGAAGATCATCTCGATCAACAGTTCTTACTCACAGGTCCTGACCATCAACAGAAAAAGATCAAAGTAAACCCAGTGATTATGGGTTCAAATTTACTGATGCTAGCGGAATTAGCTACTCAAAACTGTGGGATCGCCCTGCTGCCCGACAGTATTGCCCAAGACTTTGTAAAAACAGGGCAACTTGTGACTGTTTTACCTGAATGGACGGCACCACACGGTATTTTCCACGCAGTTTATCCATCGAGACGCGGTCTATTGCCAGCTGTTCGTGTTTTTATTGATTATTTGGTTGAACAACTTACCCAATGCTCAACTAAAAAAAAGCGCGATTAGAAATCGCGCTTTTTTTATCGGACAACTTAAACAGCTGGATAATGTCCTGTGCCATTCGGCCATGGGGTTAACAGTTCAAAACCATCATCTGTTACAGCAACCATATGTTCCCATTGTGCAGACAGTGACTTGTCTTGAGTCACCACGGTCCAGCCATCATTGAGTTCTTTGACATAGCGTTTGCCCGCATTCACCATCGGTTCAATGGTAAACACCATGCCTTTTTTCAAGACCATACCTTGACCTTTTTGGCCATAATGCAGAATATTCGGTTGCTCGTGGTAAATACGACCAATGCCATGTCCACAGTATTCACGGACGATGCTATAACCTTCACGATGCGCAACAGACTGAATCGCATGCCCAATATCACCTAATGTCGCACCAGGTTTAACAGTATGAATCCCAGCTAGCATGGCTTCATAGGTTGTTTCCACCAGTTTCTTGGCTTCTGGGCTAGGTTCACCCACAAAATACATCCGACTGGTATCGCCAAAATAACCATCTTTAATCACAGCAACATCAATATTTAAAATGTCACCATCCTGCAAAATCTTTTTCGCAGAAGGAATTGCATGACAAACTTCTTCATTGACCGAAATACAGGTGGTCTTGGTGAAACCGTGATAGCCCACATTGGCAGGAATCACCTGCAATGTATTCACAATATAATCGTTACAGATATCATCTAAATATTCAGTTGAAACGCCTGGCTTGATATAAGCGCCAATCATTTCCAGCACTTGTGCCGCTAAACGACCTGAGATTCTTAATTTCTCGAGATCTTGTTCAGTTTTAATGGTCACAGTAGAAGCTCTCATTCGAGATTTTCCTTATTCATCAATCAGATTAAAATCACATGCAGAAAAATTAATATGGGGACTGCATAAAGTATTTCAATATTTGTACGCCTTCCGATTGAAATCTTCAATCTATTTAAGACTAAAAGACCTTTTTTATTTTTATATTTAAATTCGATTAGCCGCATAACAGAAAATTGCCACCACACTGCGATTTTCAAGTTTCAGAAAGCTTTTCAATACATTAGCTTTACCATTACTAATTATATGATTTTAATCATTTCTTTTTAGTCAAAAATCAACCAAATTTCACATAAATTAGTTTCAAAAGAACGCATTTTTGCTTTAAAATTCGCACTTTTATTTTATGCCTCCCTCTTTATGAATCAACTTCGTACAGGAGATATCATTGCTTTAGGTTTTATGACCTTCGCGTTATTTATTGGCGCGGGCAATATTATCTTTCCTCCAATCGTTGCTCAGCAGGCTGGTGAACATGTTTGGCTTGCCGCTTTCGGTTTCTTAATTACCGCAGTTGGTTTGCCTGTTATTACGATTATGGCCTTATCTCGCATGAAAGGCTCTATCGAAATCATCAGTTCTCCACTGGGTCGTTTCTTTAGCCTGTTATTAACGATTGTCTGCTATTTATCTGTAGGCCCGCTATTTGCGACACCACGTACCGCAACCGTTTCGTATGAAATTGGTTTTGCACCTTACTTCGGTACATCTGGCAGCAGCCTGTTTATCTATAGTGTGGTTTATTTTGCTTTTGTGACTGCAGTCTCACTGTATCCAAACAAACTACTCGATACTGTTGGCCATGTATTGGCACCTTTGAAAATTATTGCCTTGGCAATCTTAGGGATCGCCGCATTTGCTATTCCAACAGGTCTAATCTCAGCTCCTGTTAATAACTATATTGCGAGTCCGGTTTCTGAAGGCTTTGTAAGCGGTTATTTGACCATGGACACCTTAGGTGCTTTGGTATTCGGTATTGTGATTATTCAAGCGATTCAATCACGTGGTGTGACTGATGCTAAATTAATTACCAAATATGCCATTATTGCAAGCTTGATTGCGGGTGTTGGACTAACACTTGTTTATATCAGTTTATTCAAACTTGGCTTAGGTAGTCATGAAGTTGCGCCGAATGCAGCCAATGGTGCAATCATTCTGCATGCTTATGTACAACACGCCTTTGGTGATTACGGATCTTATTTCTTAACGATCTTAATTTTCCTTGCCTGTATGGTGACCGCAATTGGCCTTACCTGTGCATGTGCTGAATATTTTACCGAATTGACAGGCTTGTCTTATAAATTGCTTGTTTTTATCCTAACTGGCTTTTCATTGTTGATTTCCAATTTAGGTTTAACCAAGCTGATTGCAGTATCAGTTCCGGTACTCAGTGCAATTTATCCCCCTGCAATTGTTGTGATTATGCTGAGCTTTTTCTGGAAGCGTTGGAACAATCCTTCTATCGTGGTTGGTTCTGTGACTGCGGTTGCATTCCTATTCGGCATTATTGAAGCGATAAAAGCAGCTGGCTTTACTGAACAATTACCAACATTCATCCAGCATTTACCTTTGAACGAACAGAATCTTGCATGGTTACTTCCATCGCTCATCGTTCTCGTTTTTGCAATTGTAGTTGATCGCGTAACAGCATCTAAAGATTAAAATGATTTGTCGTTAAAATGATGTTTTACCCAAACATGATTTTAGCTATACAGAAAATGTTCTTTTATCCAACGTTCATTTTTTGTTTACGACAAATCTTTCTTTTCTTGGGGGCTGTCTATGCCACCCTTGACTTATCGATCCCCCATTTAAAACATACTATTTCCGCAGGATATCTTGACGGCTAATTCTTTCAAAATGTAAAAATAATGAGTAATATTTAACTAAAAAATAGTATAAATTAATATAAAAAATACTCAAAAGTTATATAAATCAATACATTCATAAATTTATTTTCAAAATACCCCCTTTTGCTATTGAAATGCTCAGAAAATAGCAGTACAACTTAAAAAACAATTCAGACAAAAACGCATGGTTTTGTCGTCACAACAAGGAGGGATGGAGATGTTATCAATACATTTCAACAAGCAAGTCTTCATTAACGCTCTGAAGGCGAATGATTCGATCTTATATGCAACAACAACGCTTGCCTTGATGGTCACGTTGTTATTTCAAGGCACGATTAAAGGTAATTTAAAACCTGAATATTTTGCTTATGCATTGGTTGTATCTCTGGCCTTTTGTATGTGGGCGATCGTCGATCGAAAGTTTCGACAGTTAAGCGCAGCGCGCCAAAAAAATTCTTTAGGAAAAATGGATGAGTGATCATCCATTTTTTAATACATAAACTGAGCCATTGTTCCAACAACTAAAATACCTGTAGCACCTAGCTCAACAATAATTAAACTGAGCATCATGAGCGTCATACACCAAGCCGGCAATGTCCATCTCCCCACTTGATGTGGTTGTTTGAATTGATTGGTTGTATCTTTTAATAATCCATGCAAGATATAAATTAAAATCGACATCGCAAAAAAGAATAAATTTGCGACCACACAAAACAAGGCCCAAGCATCAGACAGAACTGTAAAGAAACTCAATGCTGCTAAAATTAAACTGGCAGCGGCATAAAGCAAGCTACTACGATGAGCAATATCCACATAATAATGTGCCCGAGCTAACTCTGAATGTCTAATTTGATAATATTTCCAGACACCAGTGAGCATGCCCACCCATAGAAAAATCCCACTAAATACAATTGCAAGCTGTGTTGCTGTATTTAAAACCAACATATATATCCCCGAAATCAATTTATTCCTTTTCTGCGCCTATATTACATAAAATTTGACTTTTAAGTCATTTTTTAAACGAGTTTCTTTTTAGAACTTGTGTAGAGTAGAACCATGCGAATACACGAGTAACTTTTAAATGAATCGCTTTGAATCTTTTTGGATCAGTTGTAAAGATGGCTATCAGCTTGCTGCTCAGTTTTACCCGGCACAAGAACAAAGTAAGCCATATCCGATTCTGATTTGCCCAGCAACAGGGATTACCAAAAACTTCTACCATGCTTTCGCGGATTGGCTCAGCCAGCAAGGCTATGATGTTTTAAGCTTTGATTTTAGAGGGATTGGAGAGTCATTACATGGTGCTTTGAAAGACTCAACAGCCAGCATTAATGACTGGGGAATCTATGATATCCCAGCTGCAATCGAGACTTTATTAGATCGCACTCAAGCTGAAAAGGTGATGATTGTTGGACATAGTGCTGGTGGACAGTTACTCGGGATTACATCAAATTATCATAAAGTTGCGAAAGTATTAGCTATTGCAGGCTCAACTGGGCATGTTAAAGGCTTAAAGGGAAAAACCAAAATCCTTGCACCTGTGATGTTTAATGTTATTTTTCCTGTTTCTAGCTTCTTTAAAGGCTATGGTGCAACGCAATTCATTGGCATGGGTGAAAATCTGCCTAAAAATGTTGCCAAACAATGGGCCGAATTTTGCAGCAAACCTGGCTATGTCATGAATGCAATTGGCAAAACCATCTTTGAAGATTATCACCAAGATATTCAATGCCCAATCACATCATTCTGGGCAAGTGATGATGAGATTGCTACGCAGGCAAATGTCAAAGATCTACTACGTTTATACCCGAATGCGCCAACCAAATTGATTGAGCTTAACCCTCAACAATACGGCTATAAGCAAATTGGGCACATGCTGATGTTTAAAAAATCTCATCAAAAATTATGGCCACTGATGGAAAGTGAACTCCAGCTTTAAATCA
This genomic stretch from Acinetobacter sp. C32I harbors:
- a CDS encoding CBS domain-containing protein, yielding MTIVAQVIKNKAVQSIFTISPNATVLEAIKIMAEKGVGALVVAENEKVVGIFSERDYTRKIALMERSSNNTPVADIMTAKVISVGLNHTVEECLNLMTDRHLRHLPVLDQEKLVGFISIGDLVKAAMDDQRILIEQLQQYISG
- the brnQ gene encoding branched-chain amino acid transport system II carrier protein, coding for MNQLRTGDIIALGFMTFALFIGAGNIIFPPIVAQQAGEHVWLAAFGFLITAVGLPVITIMALSRMKGSIEIISSPLGRFFSLLLTIVCYLSVGPLFATPRTATVSYEIGFAPYFGTSGSSLFIYSVVYFAFVTAVSLYPNKLLDTVGHVLAPLKIIALAILGIAAFAIPTGLISAPVNNYIASPVSEGFVSGYLTMDTLGALVFGIVIIQAIQSRGVTDAKLITKYAIIASLIAGVGLTLVYISLFKLGLGSHEVAPNAANGAIILHAYVQHAFGDYGSYFLTILIFLACMVTAIGLTCACAEYFTELTGLSYKLLVFILTGFSLLISNLGLTKLIAVSVPVLSAIYPPAIVVIMLSFFWKRWNNPSIVVGSVTAVAFLFGIIEAIKAAGFTEQLPTFIQHLPLNEQNLAWLLPSLIVLVFAIVVDRVTASKD
- a CDS encoding guanosine-3',5'-bis(diphosphate) 3'-pyrophosphohydrolase; this encodes MATLEQAIAFAAKQHEGQVDKANAPYILHPLRVMLNVPSIEHKIIAVLHDVLEDTNTRVEDLQALGFQAQIIEAIIALTKQHGESRIQAAQRTVQNPLARVVKLADITDNMDLSRISSPTAKDFERLNEYKQVRDILLTQNV
- a CDS encoding aspartate aminotransferase family protein, producing the protein MTNITLAPVQPDQPSHLMATYGRQAISFVRGRGAYLYTADGTEYLDALTGIAVCGLGHAHPVIAEAIAEQAATLVHTSNLFEIPWQTAAAQKLAEVSGMQEIFFSNSGAESNEGAIKIARKFGAQQGIANPKILVAEQSFHGRTLATLSATGNKKVQEGFAPLVEGFIRVPFGDVEAIQEAAINHPDIVAILIEPIQGEGGVNTAPQGFSYLDDVRALCNQHNWLMMLDEIQTGNGRTGKYFAYQHTNIVPDVMTTAKGLGNGFPIGAVMTQGKAVGLLGAGSHGSTYGGTVLGSRVVYTVLDTLEKEKAVENAAVVGAYIVDQLSAQLADYNVQVRGFGMMIGIQLPKDCAELVAIARDEYQLIVNVTAGSVVRLLPPLNMTQAQADELLKRLVPAIQNFLKA
- the map gene encoding type I methionyl aminopeptidase; translated protein: MRASTVTIKTEQDLEKLRISGRLAAQVLEMIGAYIKPGVSTEYLDDICNDYIVNTLQVIPANVGYHGFTKTTCISVNEEVCHAIPSAKKILQDGDILNIDVAVIKDGYFGDTSRMYFVGEPSPEAKKLVETTYEAMLAGIHTVKPGATLGDIGHAIQSVAHREGYSIVREYCGHGIGRIYHEQPNILHYGQKGQGMVLKKGMVFTIEPMVNAGKRYVKELNDGWTVVTQDKSLSAQWEHMVAVTDDGFELLTPWPNGTGHYPAV
- a CDS encoding alpha/beta fold hydrolase; its protein translation is MNRFESFWISCKDGYQLAAQFYPAQEQSKPYPILICPATGITKNFYHAFADWLSQQGYDVLSFDFRGIGESLHGALKDSTASINDWGIYDIPAAIETLLDRTQAEKVMIVGHSAGGQLLGITSNYHKVAKVLAIAGSTGHVKGLKGKTKILAPVMFNVIFPVSSFFKGYGATQFIGMGENLPKNVAKQWAEFCSKPGYVMNAIGKTIFEDYHQDIQCPITSFWASDDEIATQANVKDLLRLYPNAPTKLIELNPQQYGYKQIGHMLMFKKSHQKLWPLMESELQL
- a CDS encoding LysR family transcriptional regulator, which produces MLTDLDDFYCFALVVEHGGFSAAERATDIPKSKLSRRVYNLEEQLGVRLIQRSSRHFAVTDIGMDVYRHAQVMMNAAQAAHDVVNHLSSQPRGVIKVSVPVDIAQNQMAKILPAFLKKYPEVRVQMMVSNRRVDVINEGIDLALRVRSKLDDDPNLVLRQFEAIEQRLFASQAYLNEFGHLNSPEQLAEHRIISMAEDHLDQQFLLTGPDHQQKKIKVNPVIMGSNLLMLAELATQNCGIALLPDSIAQDFVKTGQLVTVLPEWTAPHGIFHAVYPSRRGLLPAVRVFIDYLVEQLTQCSTKKKRD
- a CDS encoding DUF2750 domain-containing protein, which encodes MYRFNHFQPVSRELMFKISILKTMMYCGVLWGLYHQGWAIKSDQDGHVFPFWLNGVQAHRYAKAHWKNYTPRKITPKDFHESLLPTLTRLQVEPALFNSSHRKFKLSTQQMQHFFFMPHQSAVTV
- the grxD gene encoding Grx4 family monothiol glutaredoxin, which gives rise to MTEQARDTVALIRDQIAKHPVLLYMKGTPQFPQCGFSARAVEALSQIGRPFAYVNILENQDIRATLPQIANWPTFPQLWINGELIGGSDIMLEMFQNGELKPLVEQYSPAPEA